In Mytilus edulis chromosome 4, xbMytEdul2.2, whole genome shotgun sequence, the following proteins share a genomic window:
- the LOC139519661 gene encoding toll-like receptor 4 produces MNAVIYTKLILILFSSNFLYINNATLWNYQLKFTCERFYKKGELKIDCSHKNLTHIPDLPSDTVYLYLQHNIIIQIPNNTFEHMTNLKVLDLSFNRLTSMNDQTFNGLGNLKNLKLNNNKLTEMPNKTFQYNACLTDLDLSFNELCRINLQTFIGLQNLQNLHLNDNKLQYNISRFPTGSFKPLESLTRLSNQNNNFSPKMFNSIIFPDKTISDLTMLEILELDVSTGFSDKAVLGNGFSYLKHLYSLNACNCQTFILESDTFKYTPNLTQVYFNHCSPRVYSEKHEEFSKLMKLKVLQLNGWLSYTPDLDEDELLALISGLSNTTIRILKMHYLFNSFYSVSLSSILNNISVELNKTLIQELHFTNNLNVHFNELDMPVKVPPSLRTLNISDNSFEALKLNIKQVTSLILEDNRLGNYLANNSLLIQDSKLECIRLSNNSIYKLHTTIFIEQKYLRVIELRFNILTDSNFDMSSLVNLHILDLKNNKIKYLSDQSRMELDKVFKNNGNTKIDLSNNPLQCSCFTLPFLNWMRLSRKHFINYTQFRCTFENGSFSKPNSFEEVLLNLQRDCTNHWYLIISVSFSVLAFIAVLSAAVIYRHRWKLRYLFYTAKLKYTSHKNIEENLNEYVYDAFISYSENDCKFVIEECIKHLEENRNMKLCIHQRDFIPGEEITQNIISAIQNSRKTICIISRSFLESYYCMFEFNMARMESVHSRNGKNVLFLVFYEKLLPEELPLVLYELIQKQSYIEYPNDEHRNVIFWDKIKDAIHA; encoded by the coding sequence ATGAATGCAGTCATATATACCAAGCTGATACTGATTCTGTTCAGCAGTAATTTTCTATATATCAACAATGCTACACTGTGGAACTATCAATTGAAATTCACTTGTGAAAGGTTCTACAAGAAAGGAGAACTTAAAATCGACTGTTCACATAAAAATCTTACACATATTCCTGATTTACCATCAGACACAGTCTATCTTTATTTACAACATAACATCATAATCCAAATACCTAATAATACTTTCGAACACATGACTAATCTAAAGGTACTGGACTTATCATTCAACAGGCTTACGTCGATGAATGACCAAACATTCAATGGACTTGGAAACCTGAAGAATCTAAAATTGAACAATAACAAGTTGACAGAAATGCCAAATAAAACCTTTCAATATAATGCCTGTCTTACTGATCTGGATCTATCGTTCAACGAACTGTGTAGAataaatttacaaacatttatagGACTTCAAAATCTGCAAAATCTTCATCTGAATGACAATAAACTTCAATACAACATATCCAGATTTCCAACAGGAAGTTTTAAACCTTTAGAATCACTCACAAGGCTTTCTAATCAAAACAACAATTTTTCACCCAAAATGTTTAATAGTATAATTTTTCCAGATAAAACAATTTCTGATTTAACAATGCTTGAAATTTTAGAACTGGATGTTAGCACGGGTTTCAGTGATAAAGCAGTTCTTGGGAACGGGTTCTCATACCTTAAACACCTTTATTCACTCAATGCTTGTAACTGTCAAACATTTATTCTAGAAAGTGACACGTTCAAGTACACACCTAATTTAACACAAGTTTACTTCAATCATTGTTCCCCTAGAGTATACAGTGAAAAACATGaggaattttcaaaattaatgaaGCTGAAAGTATTACAACTAAATGGATGGCTTTCTTATACTCCAGATTTGGATGAAGATGAACTGCTTGCTTTAATTTCTGGTTTGTCAAATACAACAATTAGAATACTGAAAATGCATTatcttttcaattcattttactCAGTCTCTCTTTCAAGCATACTGAATAATATAAGTGTTGAATTGAATAAGACACTTATTCAAGAACTgcattttacaaataatttaaatgtaCACTTTAATGAATTGGATATGCCTGTAAAAGTGCCACCAAGTCTTAGAACTCTTAATATTAGTGATAATTCTTTCGAGGCCTTAAAACTGAACATTAAACAAGTCACATCCTTAATTTTAGAAGATAACAGACTTGGAAATTATTTGGCAAATAATAGCCTTTTGATACAAGACAGCAAACTGGAGTGTATAAGACTGTCAAACAACTCTATTTACAAACTTCACACTACAATCTTCATAGAACAAAAGTACCTCAGAGTTATTGAATTGAGATTTAATATTCTGACAGATAGTAACTTTGACATGAGTTCTCTGGTAAATTTACACATTTTagatctcaaaaacaataaaataaaatatttgagtgACCAATCAAGAATGGAGCTAGACAAAGTTTTCAAGAACAATGGAAATACTAAAATTGACCTCAGTAATAACCCTCTTCAATGTAGCTGTTTTACATTGCCTTTTTTGAACTGGATGAGACTTAGTCGGAAACATTTTATCAATTACACACAGTTCAGATGTACATTTGAAAATGGAAGTTTTTCGAAGCCGAATTCATTTGAAGAAGTATTACTTAACCTACAGAGAGATTGTACAAATCATTGGTATTTGATAATAAGCGTGTCATTCTCTGTTTTGGCTTTTATAGCAGTATTATCAGCAGCAGTTATTTATAGACACAGATGGAAACTGCGTTACTTATTTTACACAGCAAAATTAAAGTATACATCTCACAAGAACATTGAAGAAAATTTGAATGAATATGTTTACGATGCTTTTATATCTTACTCTGAAAATGATTGTAAATTTGTTATTGAAGAATGCATCAAACATCTAGAAGAAAATAGAAATATGAAATTATGCATACATCAGCGAGATTTCATACCAGGGGAAGAGATAACACAAAATATCATCAGTGCTATTCAAAACAGCCGGAAAACTATATGCATAATTAGCCGATCTTTTCTGGAGTCTTATTACTGTATGTTTGAATTCAACATGGCAAGAATGGAAAGTGTTCATTCAAGGAATGGAAAAAATGTGTTATTTCTGGTGTTTTATGAGAAATTGCTTCCAGAAGAGTTACCACTAGTTTTATATGAATTAATACAGAAACAGTCGTACATTGAATATCCCAATGATGAGCACCGCAATGTCATTTTCTGGGACAAAATTAAAGATGCCATCCATGCATAA